One genomic segment of Oncorhynchus nerka isolate Pitt River linkage group LG16, Oner_Uvic_2.0, whole genome shotgun sequence includes these proteins:
- the LOC115144015 gene encoding palmitoyltransferase ZDHHC16B-like → MRSWRWQFSRMMRLCLRWCRLCPKRGGRPSKPQRKLRELWSYWKLLLNSLYFNSLTNSDTCLDCVFEPVYWIVDNVTRWFGVVFVCLVIALTSSVLVIVYLCLLPVILNTYPLQWIVWHLTYGHWVLMMVLFHYYKATTTSPGHPPQVKSDTPSVSICKKCIVPKPARTHHCSICNTCILKMDHHCPWLNNCVGHFNHRYFFSFCLYMTMGCMYCSVSCKDMFIEAYNAVESYYQTPPPLFSFREKMVHKSVIFIWVLTSSVAVALGGLTLWHAILITLGETSVERHINKKEVRRLKEKGKVFRNPYHYGKINNWKVLFGVEETSHWLTRVLLPSSHTPHEDGLVWEFPQALTRRDPMTI, encoded by the exons ATGCGCAGCTGGAGGTGGCAGTTCTCCAGGATGATGCGTCTGTGCCTGCGCTGGTGCCGGCTGTGCCCTAAGCGAGGGGGTCGACCCAGCAAGCCCCAGAGGAAGCTACGAGAGCTGTGGAGCTACTGGAAGCTGCTGCTCAACTCCCTCTACTTCAACAGCCTTACCAACTCTGACACCTGCCTGGACTGTGTCTTTGAGCCCGTCTACTGGATAGTCGACAATGTGACTCGCTGGTTTGGGGTG GTGTTTGTGTGCCTGGTGATTGCCCTCACCAGCTCTGTGCTGGTCATTGTCTACCTGTGCCTGCTGCCTGTCATCCTCAACACCTACCCACTGCAGTGGATCGTCTGGCACCTCACTTACGGCCACTGGGTCCTCATGATGGTCCTCTTCCACTACTATAaggccaccaccacctcccctggACACCCACCACAG GTTAAAAGTGATACACCGTCAGTGTCCATCTGTAAAAAATGCATCGTCCCCAAACCAGCCAGAACTCACCACTGCAGCATCTGCAATAC GTGTATTCTGAAGATGGATCACCACTGTC CCTGGCTCAACAACTGTGTGGGCCACTTCAACCACCGCTACTTCTTCTCCTTCTGCCTGTACATGACCATGGGCTGCATGTACTGCAGCGTCAGCTGCAAAGACATGTTCATAGAGGCCTACAACGCTGTCGAG AGCTACTATCAGACGCCACCACCACTGTTTTCCTTCAGAGAAAAGATGGTCCACAAGAGTGTCATTTTCATTTGGGTGCTAACAAG TTCGGTGGCAGTAGCTCTGGGAGGTCTGACACTGTGGCATGCTATCCTCATCACCCTAGGAGAGACCAGCGTGGAGAGACACATCAACAAGAAAGAGGTCAGACGCTTAAAGGAGAAAGGAAAG GTGTTCCGAAATCCATACCATTATGGGAAAATAAACAATTGGAAAGTGTTGTTTGGTGTGGAGGAGACCAG TCACTGGTTGACCAGAGTCCTCCTGCCGTCTAGTCACACTCCCCATGAAGACGGACTGGTATGGGAATTCCCTCAGGCTCTCACCAGAAGAGACCCAATGACCATctaa